The DNA sequence GCTGGAAGGAGTATCCCGTAATTTCGGAGGCCTTCAGGCCCTGACAGAGGTATCCTACCGTGTACCTGAAGGAATCATTCAGGCCGTAATCGGCCCCAACGGCGCGGGAAAGACGACTCTTTTCAACTGCATAAGCGGCCTTATCCCTGTGACATCTGGAAGAATCTTTTTTCGAGATACCAGAATAGACAATCTCCCGGCTCATCGCATTGCCAGCCTGGGAATATCGCGCACCTTTCAGCATGTAGCACTTTTCAAAAACATGACGGTTCTTGAAAATGTCATGGTGGGACGGCATGTGAAAAGCCATTCGGGGTTTATGGCCTGTGGTTTCAGACTGCCTTTTATGAGAAGGGAAGAGCGCGATATTAGAGACAGGGCCTATGAATTTTTGAAATTCGTGGGGCTTGAGCCGGAAGCACGGAAACCTGCGGGATCGCTTCCTCTGGGGAAGCAGAAAATACTGGAGATAGCCCGTGCCCTGGCCACCGAACCCACACTGCTTCTCCTTGACGAGCCTGCAGGAGGATTAAACGCCGCCGAAACGGAAGAACTGGGTGAGTTGATAAAAAGAATAAAAAATCTGGGGATAACGGTTATGATAGTGGAACACGATATGAACCTGGTAATGGAATACAGCGACCGAATACTCGTGCTTCATTTCGGTCACGTACTTGCGGAAGGCACGCCTTCTGAAGTGAAAAACGATGAGAAGGTGATAGAAGTTTATCTCGGAACCACCGAAGCCTGTTAGCCATGCTTACCGTCAAAAGCGTTCACTCCTACTACGAGTCGATTCATGCCCTTAAGGGCGTGTCTTTGCATGTTTTAAAGGGTGAGATCGTAACACTCGTGGGAGCCAACGGGGCCGGAAAGAGTACCCTCGTGAAAACCATATGCGGATTTTTGAGACCCTCCAGAGGGGAGATATTCTTCGACAACCGCCCAATCCACATTCTTCCTGTGGAAAAGATCGTGGAGCTGGGAATTGCCGTCGTACCCGAAGGTCGCCAGATCTTTGCTTCTCTTCCCGTGGAAGTTAATCTGGAAATGGGAGCCTTTCTCTACAGGAAAGATCGGGAATATGTGCAAAAGATGAAAGAAGAAATGTTCGAACGGTTTCCGATTTTAAGGAAAAGGCGCAATCAGCTGGCCGGTACGCTCAGC is a window from the Thermodesulforhabdus norvegica genome containing:
- a CDS encoding ABC transporter ATP-binding protein, producing MIKRQQEQSTILKLEGVSRNFGGLQALTEVSYRVPEGIIQAVIGPNGAGKTTLFNCISGLIPVTSGRIFFRDTRIDNLPAHRIASLGISRTFQHVALFKNMTVLENVMVGRHVKSHSGFMACGFRLPFMRREERDIRDRAYEFLKFVGLEPEARKPAGSLPLGKQKILEIARALATEPTLLLLDEPAGGLNAAETEELGELIKRIKNLGITVMIVEHDMNLVMEYSDRILVLHFGHVLAEGTPSEVKNDEKVIEVYLGTTEAC
- a CDS encoding ABC transporter ATP-binding protein, giving the protein MLTVKSVHSYYESIHALKGVSLHVLKGEIVTLVGANGAGKSTLVKTICGFLRPSRGEIFFDNRPIHILPVEKIVELGIAVVPEGRQIFASLPVEVNLEMGAFLYRKDREYVQKMKEEMFERFPILRKRRNQLAGTLSGGEQQMLAIARALMSKPKLVILDEPSMGLAPLVVKEVFTIIQELRAEGKTILLIEQNARAALKIADRGYVLETGKVVLEGTGKALLEHSEVQRAYLGRGTPRIWEA